The following proteins are co-located in the Leptidea sinapis chromosome 30, ilLepSina1.1, whole genome shotgun sequence genome:
- the LOC126973817 gene encoding uncharacterized protein LOC126973817, producing the protein MKPSLSRDCLHLQLYRDPKDRYKKGQTKASLSLQQFLGFESGFTLDKESNTIAIICQDVIVVLAFESRERLISWQVKVGSQLGTSKQFLVMVNNASKKLLAGPARLHLQNRRFTLTSGIPPRVLGLWELAHLRRYGVVDGKFCFEGGSRCGKGEGLHMLITDQPQDISDAFDQAALGNIISTPRSTSRNIGNEQSKSRPQTRMSDLNTQSFDHSILDSASALYEENYFGEDCGESSNFWPSNEKRSSGEHEMKEDFNIVPKAPWDGADHVTLERCSNCLSKFGAVSRSSTIAISPENTFNPEWKMENATEPQFNDLSNGSEYLNPQMLNKQESCNCHECPPDRPPKPTQFDVKKPPAPLPPTSYYSKENKKPYSFNTKVGPYENYDVPKDLLTKIERPEYYDTPKKIKKVLTDDLFQVTKSSTPGSLVLKKQCGCILKFGSKKKPVVIECDDSLRPVECPCQKVTNWANSLIGISHCNRSESSEKVTCDPTQNKNNERKALYATVDITKKSNRQSSVTEQPTSSNSDISFSNYQNLQVNEDKELDTYGNYENLEFALSLEYYENAKDLLMKAGVTKNELDALSANLNIVAEELPLLPKKIKKCTKCGHSPRPIDICQDYKNKSDEYLLMEPNKDSKVENIHPATRSISGYTPMSPNPNWSQSLKHPIHKMRRTDIEKSHSIPSLNDNITSANDGTNLCNSNKEAMQKRSSSVDSAPLVEDLKEFDSNAGSHVTSSLETLRNLVLNNRLDSPCDNDPDCYDCCKSSDSENKTSDESYLKDNIPHLRNKLMDNAQIKRSSSVPCKGGNRDSSSSNDSGVSSCSLKHGRDVPLYEMPITSGNSRYQYFTQKRLRGNLLGCLHGSLPRKSKSSDPLRDMSIQIHKANVHAKSSSAEAEVPVLPPKPFKGVMDTHSTSSGTSDMSDYIETLSLTSSQSSSDTPASAMRFSRQPMSTLRPRSGKEYHNIDPVITSMYKNGKDLANYTNLP; encoded by the exons ATTGTCTCCACCTTCAGCTGTATCGGGATCCAAAAGATCGCTACAAAAAGGGACAGACTAAGGCTTCGCTTTCGCTCCAACAGTTTCTTGGCTTCGAGTCAGGGTTCACCCTCGACAAAGAATCCAACACGATAGCGATCATATGCCAAGACGTCATTGTTGTCCTCGCTTTCGAGAGTAGAGAGAGGCTGATATCGTGGCAAGTGAAGGTTGGAAGTCAGCTCGGAACGTCCAAGCAGTTCCTGGTGATGGTCAATAATGCATCAAAAAAGCTACTGGCGGGTCCAGCGAGATTACATCTTCAGAACAGGAGGTTTACGTTAACGAGCGGTATTCCTCCTCGGGTGCTTGGTTTGTGGGAGCTCGCACATCTAAG GCGATATGGCGTAGTGGACGGTAAATTTTGTTTCGAGGGTGGATCTCGTTGTGGTAAAGGTGAAGGATTACATATGTTGATAACAGATCAACCACAAGACATTTCTGATGCTTTTGACCAAGCTGCCCTTGGAAACATTATATCAACACCACGATCCACCTCAAGAAACAtag gaaACGAACAGAGTAAATCACGACCACAGACACGAATGTCCGATTTGAACACTCAAAGTTTCGATCATTCCATATTAGATTCTGCGAGTGCATTATACGAGGAAAATTACTTTGGTGAAGATTGTGGTGAAAGTTCGAACTTTTGGCCTTCCAACGAAAAACGAAGTTCTGGTGAACATGAAATGAAAGAGGATTTTAATATTGTTCCTAAGGCACCGTGGGATGGTGCCGATCATGTCACTTTGGAGCGCTGTTCGAACTGTTTGTCTAAGTTTGGAGCAGTATCGAGGTCATCAACGATAGCAATATCACCTGAAAACACCTTCAACCCAGAGTGGAAAATGGAAAATGCAACAGAACCACAATTCAATGACTTGTCAAATGGTTCTGAGTATTTAAATCCACAAATGTTAAATAAGCAGGAGTCTTGCAACTGCCATGAATGTCCACCTGATCGGCCACCGAAGCCAACACAGTTTGATGTAAAGAAACCCCCAGCTCCCCTTCCACCCACATCTTATTATAGTAAGGAAAATAAGAAACCCTATTCATTTAATACAAAAGTTGGCCCTTATGAAAACTACGATGTTCCTAAGGATTTGCTTACTAAG ATTGAAAGACCAGAATACTATGATACCCCAAAAAAGATCAAAAAAGTATTGACGGATGATTTATTTCAAGTAACAAAAAGTTCAACTCCAGGATCATTGGTCCTAAAGAAGCAATGTGGCTGTATATTAAAATTTGGTTCCAAAAAGAAACCTGTCGTCATTGAATGTGATGATAGTCTTAGACCTGTTGAATGTCCTTGCCAAAAAGTTACTAACTGGGCTAATAGTCTTATTGGAATTTCACACTGCAATCGAAGTGAAAGTTCTGAAAAAGTGACTTGTGATCCCacccaaaataaaaataatgaaagaaaagctctttatgcaactgttgacaTAACAAAAAAGAGCAACCGACAAAGTTCAGTGACGGAACAACCCACTTCAAGTAATTCAGATATCAGTttttcaaattatcaaaatttacaAGTGAATGAAGATAAAGAATTGGATACCTATGGTAACTACGAGAATTTAGAATTTGCCCTTTCATTAGAATATTATGAAAATGCAAAAGATTTACTAATGAAAGCCGGTGTAACTAAAAATGAATTAGATGCACTCAGTGCAAATCTCAACATTGTGGCGGAGGAATTGCCACTTCTTccgaaaaaaataaagaaatgtaCGAAGTGTGGACATTCTCCAAGACCCATAGATATTTGTCAAGACTATAAGAACAAAAGTGATGAATATTTACTAATGGAGCCAAATAAAGATTCCAAGGTAGAAAATATCCACCCAGCAACTAGATCAATTTCTGGCTACACTCCAATGTCTCCTAATCCTAATTGGTCACAGAGCTTAAAACACCCAATCCATAAAATGCGACGTACAGATATTGAAAAATCTCACAGTATACCTTCACTAAATGACAACATAACTAGTGCTAATGATGGTACCAATCTATGTAACAGCAACAAAGAAGCAATGCAGAAACGGTCAAGTTCAGTAGACTCTGCTCCACTGGTAGAAGATTTAAAAGAATTTGACAGTAACGCAGGAAGTCATGTCACTTCTTCCCTGGAGACATTAAGAAACTTAGTGTTGAATAACAGATTAGATTCACCTTGTGATAATGATCCCGACTGCTATGACTGCTGCAAATCTTCCGATTCAGAAAATAAAACTTCAGACGAAAGCTATCTAAAAGACAACATACCacatttaagaaataaactaaTGGATAATGCTCAAATTAAAAGATCGTCAAGTGTCCCTTGTAAAGGAGGCAACAGAGATTCATCCAGTTCCAACGATTCTGGTGTATCAAGTTGTTCTTTGAAACATGGTCGTGACGTGCCATTATATGAAATGCCTATAACATCGGGCAATTcaagatatcaatatttcaCACAGAAAAGGTTGCGTGGCAATTTGTTGGGGTGTCTTCATGGATCATTACCAAGAAAGTCCAAATCATCGGATCCTTTACGTGATATGTCAATACAAATTCATAAAGCAAACGTACATGCTAAATCTTCATCTGCTGAAGCCGAAGTACCTGTATTGCCACCGAAGCCCTTTAAAG GTGTAATGGATACACATAGTACATCAAGTGGCACATCTGATATGTCTGACTACATTGAAACACTTTCTCTTACATCGTCCCAGTCTTCTTCAGACACGCCTGCGTCAGCTATGAG ATTCAGTCGACAGCCCATGAGCACATTGCGGCCACGTTCGGGCAAAGAGTACCACAACATTGATCCCGTCATAACCTCCATGTACAAGAATGGCAAAGACCTCGCCAACTATACTAACCTACCGTAA